The following is a genomic window from Mauremys mutica isolate MM-2020 ecotype Southern chromosome 4, ASM2049712v1, whole genome shotgun sequence.
AATTGCTTCTGAACTGCGACTAAGCAAAATTGTCAGTCCAGAAAACTCTCAGAACactaagttttttaaaaagaatattaaTAGAAGTGCCATTTCAACCAGAACTGTGGTATTGTCACTAtgtagtaacttttttttttacactatccTATCACATGTgaaactaagggctggtctaagCTACCACTTAAGTTGctgtaacttacattgctcaggggtgtgaaaatgaCATTCCCCCAAGTGATGTAACTTACATCGACTTAAAACAGTGTCACACCGGTGCTATGTccgtgggagacgctctcccaccgacatagcttccgcctctcagggaggtggagtaattatgccaatgggagtgtgctctcccatcgacatagcacgtctggtgaagacgcgctACAGTgcagtagtgtagacttgcccttagtgatGGTCCACAATGCAAGCTTCCTTTATTCCAATATCGTAGTTCAGAGCAGGTGTTATTCTAGCTAGCACCAGAGCCCTTGACTGTGTGCTGGTGTACTGAAAACAGTGTTATTTCTGCAAACCTCCTTTTCTCTTTACAGTCCCAGGATGCGGGAATCAAGACAGTCACCATGCTGGATGAACAAGGAGGTGAATTCTACCTGTGTGGAAAGCAGAGTTGTGAATATAAAGTCTTAATGGTCTGCAGTAATATCTGTACTTATGTTTGGTGTCCTAATTTATTAGGTTTTGGCCTCAGTAACTCATTTTGGTATAGAAATGAGGTTGCTTCACTAGTCAGATGTCCCTGTGTTTGTGCAATTATAGTATTTAAGATTTAGCTCTGGTTCATGTCACCAGAGTTTGCAGGCTGTGCAATTAACTGTGCTATCGAGCCTCCCGCCCTATCCCCCTGACAAAATAATGTTTCTTTACTTTAAAAGCAGCTAGTAACATCTAAACATCCAGACAACATAACTATTACactatgaggggaaaaaaagcttttaatttaGGATTGCTGGAAACGTATAATCAAAAATTCTATTGCAGCATATGCCATTGTTTGCTTTTGCTACAAAAAGTTCCTTTAGGGGACAAGTGGCTTCAGTATACAGATCTAATTTATAACTTAGATGTTAACATTTCAGATAAAAGCTTCCCCTCTAAGGTCTAatatctcaaacttttttttgtatgttttgtAACTACTTTTTTTAGAACAACTAACCCGTATAGAAGAAGGCATGGACCAAATAAACAAAGACATGAGAGAAGCTGAAAAGACCTTGACAGAGCTCAACAAGTGTTGTGGCCTCTGTGTCTGTCCTTGCAACAGGTCAGTTAACAAATCCAGACTCAGGTCTGAATTTCTGGGATCCCACAAAAAGAGCACCTCTGAATGTTCCCCAATAGGGTGAAATAACTAAAGAAAATCTTGCTACTTGCTGTTGGAGTAAAAACTACACTGATAATAGTCAACTTGCCCTAAGTGCTTTTTAGGGAAATTGATAACTGCAGCTTGCTGAAGAGTGTACCATTTGATAGGGCTTAGTAGCTAAAACACACTCACAGTAACCACCTTTTAGATTTGTAAATAATGGGATCCCAACCTGAAGCTTATACACAGTAAAGCAATATTAGTGTTTAAAAAAACTTCAGTTTTCAACTTTTTCTTCTCCCTCTTTATAATAAAGATCAATTGGAATCTGAAATTTTCTTCCCAAATGTATTTCTCTATTGCTGGGACACTGGCTTATTAAGACTGGTAATATGTGCTGGGCTACTCTGTTATTTTTCTTGGCATGGGGTGAGAGGAAGGTGAACATATTATGGCATTTATTTTTAGAGAGGACAAATAAGATCTAGTATTGAGTAGAACTTACGGATTAGTATATGTGGGGGTCAGAGTGGGAAAAGAAAAACCAGAATAGGTCTTGGTCTTACcagctttaaaaatctcacattaCTTATTAcattctgtttttatttatttattttttgcaagcTTTTGTCATAGTTCCTAATTGTAATGTGTCACCACTGGCCTCTcagaaaatgtcaattaaaaggCTTTTAGAGCCTGCTGGATGGCATTTCTGGTGTAGTTTCAAACATTTGTAGCAAAAAGACAGGTAAAGCAGACCGAGCAGAGAGGGATGCTTTGTACTCTCTAGGCAGTTTTACTATTGAGATCTACCACTAGTTGTCGTATCTAAGCTGCTCTAAACTATTAAATGAATTTGTGGGAATCTTACAAAGAAAATGGCTAAACAGGCCTCTCTCCCTTAGGGTGGTAGGAGAAGGAAAGGGGATTCACTGTATGTATACTTGCCAAAGTGAATTGTGTTTGCGAATTTTTATTGTGGGTCCAATCAGTGGGCCAAAGAGAGCCTGGATCTCTTCAATGATTGAAGTGGAAGTGAGGTAGTTAAACTGTACATTCAAGTCCCTTACATGAGGGTCTCATTCAGAACAACATAATGCTATGTGATCATCCTGAATTAAAATGAGCATGAGGTTTTCAGGACTAAAGGTTCAGACTTTTGTTACAACAGTTTGATAAGTAAATAGCTCTGATCTGGCCTGTAGCTCAACACAAAGTTGTTGTACCAGTGTGCGATTTCATTCTTAACATAACTTGCATCTTGTCAGTATCTCAGATTACAATCCTGTCCAGGTTTCTGAATTTGTCACATTGGCCACTTCCAATAAGTGATTCACCTTGGGCAAAAAACCTGATATCTAGTGCCATTGAATCTGAGCAGATCATCTATCAAGACTACACTCTGTATTTGTGATGGAGTTTGTGGCACTTCCAATATGTTAATTCCTGTAGGTGACTTTCACAGTGAGGTGCCTTGGGAAGTTTTGGAGTGTGCGGAGGTCAAGAGCAGGAGAAACTGTACTGAGTGGATCTGAAAAATGCTGACAGTCCTCTCACCCCATTGTCCCACTTATGAGTGGTATAGTGGTATCTTACATAAATGTTGAGCACTAGGATAGCTAGTCTTCCACACACAGGCTGAATTTAAACACCAGAGTGCACACAAGTAAACATTTCTTTTCTTCCCCTACTTTATTCAGATTACTTAAAGCTACTTTGTTTTGAAAGCAAAGGacttcagctgaaaaaaaaactCACTAACCACTTGCTTGCATGTTTGATGGTTTTTTACTGTTCTTTTTTCTATTCTCTCCTAACATACCCACCTTCCACTTACTTAATAAAAATGAAGACTAAACACTAGAAGCTGGATTCAATTAACTGGTGAAAGCGGACTTTAGGACAAAGTCAATCTTGTGCCACAGCCTATACTGTTAACCATCTGTCTAAGGTGATGTTCTAAATGGGTATGTGTTTGCATGGGCATGATGTTTGCATGCAAGACATGTTGTGACTGTCTGTGGTTTTGTGGTGGTCCAGTGTATCATTCATGTCTATAGATAGCATGTTATAGAATGGATTAGGCATGGGAGCCTATTAACTCTGACCCAGCTCCTTGAGGAGAGGCTGTAAATACCAGGGCTGTACCAGTTGATGTTTAGGATCTTAAACATATTGACTTCCTTATCAGGAAGGTGTCAAACTATTACAAATATGGAGTAATAGTTTGGAAAATTACTTTGGTATTTTTTAATGTGgcagtcatgtttgtgtttcaGTGACTCACTCAAACCTGTAGAAATAAAAAGCTGGTCTGTCTTATTGTCCAGCACCATAAAACTCCACCTGGGGTGTAAAAGTAAAGTTGCATGTTCAGACTTATGCATCATTCCGTATGGCAAATTCTACTTTTACTTACAACTGTGGCACCCCATTGAAGAATAGCAATCTTTATTAATCCTGCACAAACCAGAATAGAATCAGCATGCTCTCCCATAATTGTGTTGCATCAATGCTAACAAGTAAAAAGTAGAAGAAATGAATTTTTCTTACTAAAGCAAGTTCCTTTGAGTGAATAAACAAAAGGGATCAGATCTGAGTAAGCGCCATACCAGAAATGTGACTGAATGCATCAGTTTACGTTGGTATTTGTAGAGCTCTGCTGAGGGTGGTATTACATGGGCTCTGACCAAAGACTGAGGCATTCTTCTAAGCTAGAGTTGTCTGCCCTTTTCCTCATTCCCAGAAAACAAATGTGAAGTTGCCTGTATTTTTGCAGCTAAAACTTGGGCAGAGATTCTAATGAGAGCATCAGTCTTCATCTGATACTATTATCATTTTTCTTAGGACACATTTCTTTTATATCACAACATTTTGAATAGGTGCTGCAAAATTTTAAACTTAGTGTTCTTGAAAGGTGCCACACTGACAGAAGTCCTGTAGTTACAGCATAGGTTTAGTGCCAGTGAAAGCTTCCCCATACTGCCCTGCAAATGTTTGGCCCAATGGAGAATTAGAAGGAAAAGGGTAGTTCAGGCTTAATGGCCAGTTTAATCCTTGATCTCACTTGTGAGACTACCAACAAACAAGCATAGTATATATGGGGTGGTTACAAAACCTctttattaaaattttaaaaaattacacttGTGTAAAATTTCAGAAACCTCTCTAACTTGTCTATAGATCTACTTGCCTTTTTAAGTCATATTTCATAGCTCCTTGCCACTGCTGCTATGGTTATAATAGGGCTTTTGCCATATCAGGCCATCTTTGCTTTTTCTTGGATAATGCACTAAAATCATAATGGTAAGTATGACTTAAGTTGTCCTGTGTTTAACACATGAATCTATTGCTGGAAAACTACCTGAAGAATCAAGGAGAGATGGCATCAGGAAATCACCTCTTGAATATATCTGAAATGCTAGTTAAGTGCATAAATGTTTCCCAAGGTTGCTTCAACCTCAAGGTACCTCTTGCTCATCCCCTGTTGAGGATTGTGTCCAAATCAAAATAACTATGCTTCCCTGTTCATCTATAGTCTTGTATCTAAGATGTTGCAGAAAATGACgattaaaatctgatttttaaaagcattaaggcctggtctaaatACAgcttttgtaccagtataacccTTTTGGTTAGGGGGTaactttttttcctctcaaaatatTTATAGTGCCACAGCTCCTACTGTGAATGAAGTTATACTGCTACAAAGgtgctttatactggtataatttatTTCCATACTAAAAGGAGAATATAGTTATAGTATTttgtattgctttaactataccggtatagttaaagcagcacaGCATTTGTGTGTACACTGCAGAGATTTTTTGCCAAAAGTTATGCTGTTTTAATTGAAGTGCTTTTAATTAAAACCgttgttgcatgtccacactagctccttgtgttggctgagtgcatccacactagcagctcttgcattaacatagctaccacagtgcactgctctctatcccactgtgcaactggcagCAGAGTGCTTTGGGAagagtttgcaatgcctcatgggggaGGTatagcatcacatgatgcaggtttctcaatcccatccttccctgggcatcctactagattgccagctgcttttcaactgaagtgtgtaGGGAGGGAAGTGGAATGTACACTGCAATGCCACTGGGAGAGAGTGTGATGGGGCATGTGAGAGAGAGTGGGTCGGGGGAGTATGTATGTGAGAGAGTTGTCAGCATGCGGTCTCCAAGTTCAGACAGCCATTGGAAGCagccagtcctgaggcagggagtgtgtgggggggggaacccctgacatcagcccccacctccctccctggttCTGCAcagcagtgtctgtgtgtgtctctctctctcacacacgcatgCCCCCTACCTCTCTCTGCCTGCCTCTGAGTTCATAGTATGGGAGAGAGCAGCAGTCCACATTAATGATTTGCTTTTTGTTGCGGGAGCTGAGTGGCATGCTTAGCTGTCAGACCTTCATGGAGCTTTAACAGGGAGGAGCACATGTTtgtgtagcaggaatgcagggcagtcGAGTTCAAATCAGTGAGCAGAGTGGTcatggcaggcattgtgggatactgggggaggTCAGTTATGACAATATAATGAATGACAATGTCACAGTGATGCTTTGTTGCTTTAAGTTTGCCACAAAAAGCCCCGTGCCtctcgtcaaggtggttttattttgttgccaaAAGTGACattgtacacctccactgttttgctgCCAAAAGCTGCCTTTGGGTGACAAAACTCTGCAGTATAGACAAGGGCTTAGTGATTTAGCAGCACAATTGCTATTGAAAGTCACTGGTCTTTTTACTTTCAATAGGACTTGTGCTCAAGAAGAGGATATGCCCATTACTCAGTTTGGGATTGGGGgggagacaataacagaaaatgtggaagtaCTAAATGCCTTCcttgttttcaccaaaaaggttggtTAGCGATCAGATGTTTAATATAATGAATGCCAATGAAAATTCGGTAGGATCTGAGGcttaaaacagggaaagaacaaattttaaaatgacttagacaagttagatgtcttcaaatcggcagggtctgatgaaatacatcctggaATACTCAGAGCTGACTGAAGAGATGAGTTATTAGCAATTACCTTCAAAAACTCATGGAAGACGAGAGATTCCAGAGGGCAAAGAGTGCCAATCCATAAAAagaggaataaggacaacccagggaattattgACCTAGTCCACCTCAGtatccggaaagataatggaacaaataatcaagcaatccaTATGCAGACACCTAAAAGATTaagtaatagtcaacatggatttgtcaagaacaaataacaaaccaacctaatagctttctttgataggatagcAAGCCtcatggatggggggaagcagtaaacatggtatatcttgacttaagTAAGGCCTTTGATACTATCCTGCATGACCACCTCATACATAAACTaaagaaatatagcctagatggagctactataaggtggtgcagaactggctggaaaaccattcccagagagtagttatcagtcgTTCATTGTCAAGCTGAAAGGGCAGTTCcaatggggtcctgcagggatcagtcctgggtctggttctgttcaagatcttcataaattatttagataatgacagAGTACATTTATGAAGTTTTTAGATGATACCAAGATGGAAGGAGTTGCAGGTacttttggaggataggattaaaattcaaaatgatctggacaaactggagaaatagccTGAAGTAAAaagaatgaaattcagtaaggataaATGCAGAGTACCGCACTTGGGAAGGAACAAACAATTGCAtgcatacaaaataggaaataactttttaggaaggaataatgcagaaaaagatctgggggttatagtggatcacaaactaaataggagtcaacaatgtgatactgttgcaaaaataaacctgaacatcattctgggatgtattagcaggagcattataagcaagacacaagaagtaattcttccacgctactccatgctgataaggcctcatctggagtattgtgtccagttctgggaaccacatttcagtaaagatgtggacaaattggagagagtccagagagaaGCAACAAAAATGGTCTAGAAAATATGTCCTGTGAGGAAAGACTagaaaaactgggtttgtttcttttgaagaagactgagggaggacataagtcttcaagtacataaaacaaCATAAAGGGTTGTTAAATGGAGGAGGgtaaaaaattgttctcctttgcTTCTTGACCTGTCACCAGAGGttatgggcttaaattgcagcaagggaggtttaggttggacattaggaaaaacttctcaaCTGTCAAGCTAGTTGAGCACTgcaacaaattgcctagggaggttgtagaatctcagtcattggagatgaattggaggtttttaagaataggttagacaaaacACTAGTTAttccttagtcctgccttgagtgctggggactggactagatgtcctattgaggtccttccagtcctacacttctgtgaAATCACttgggtgcctttgaaaatcccaccctgaaaGAAATAATTCTCTTCCTCCCTTGccacctgggggaaaaaaatctggtgTCCTCTCTTTTCCCTCTATTGATCTAGCATATATTTGGGTTTATCTCTTTTTGTTAGAACAAAGAACTTTGAGTCTGATAAGTCATACAAGTCAGCCTGGGGTGATGGTGTGGAGAACTCAACAGACCGTGTTGTATCCAGCCAGCCAGGACGTGTAACAAATCAGCCACAGACCACTGTAGGAGCAAGTGGGGGATATATTACACGGTATGTTGGTCCATCTTCCCCCCAAAAGTGTATGCCATTAAGATACCTTTTAAGTCAGTTTCTTCCTCCCAGAATGTATTCAACTAGAGTGGCTATATAATAAATCCTTACTGTCAATTGGAAAGGAAGCCCTTTGATGAATTGCTTTCACTTGGGGATTTATATCTGCAGTTTCACTCCTCATAGCATGCAGTGCTGGGAATAATTACTACACTTGACTAGCCCCTGGATGCATATGAGCTCGGTGCTCAAATTATTGTGGTGAATGTTGCATTAGGATTTGCTCTGTCACATAATGAAAGGGCACCTGACACAGAATTTGAATCCCTCTCTAATAGAGTAGAGCATAATCTGCCAGTGGttctttgttttgaattttgAGGCCATTTTAACAAAACCACTTTGTCCAATTTCTTTCAGCAAAATGAATTTAAGGACAGATAGTAGCAGGCTGCCTGCTGGAATAGGTGGTGGTAAAGTGAAGCATCCCCCCTACTCTGAAAATGTGGGTTGTGATGAGATGTTTTAGTGGAAGTTTATTGAACAACATTTTGGCAGTGGGGAAGCAACTTTCTGGTTCCTGAACACAGGGGTCTCCTGGTACTTTCAACAGGATAACAAACGATGCCAGAGAGGATGAGATGGATGAAAATCTCGCTCAGGTGGGAAATATCCTGGGGAACTTGAAAAACCTGGCTTTGGATATGGGCAGTGAGATTGATTCACAAAACAAGCGAATAGACCGGATAAATGAGAAGGTAAGAGGCAAATAATCCTGTTCTTGCCATCTCCATCTTGGATATAGTGACACAAGAGAAGAATTATAGAATACTCTTAAATTAATGGGTTCACCATGCTGCCTTTATGAGCATTTGCAGTGGTCAAGTGCATCAGGAGTATGCAGTCGTACCATACTAAACTTTTACTACCAGTTCCTGAGCATATTCAGTATCTTGCAATTATTTGAACAATAAAGTATGTCCTTGGTATCCTCTGTCTACACAATTCAGAAGCACAGGACCTGGCATGCTTATGGATTAGTGTTGTAACTGACAAATCACAAGATTGGTCACT
Proteins encoded in this region:
- the SNAP23 gene encoding synaptosomal-associated protein 23 encodes the protein MAEMSPEEIQLRAHQVTDESLESTRRILGLAVESQDAGIKTVTMLDEQGEQLTRIEEGMDQINKDMREAEKTLTELNKCCGLCVCPCNRTKNFESDKSYKSAWGDGVENSTDRVVSSQPGRVTNQPQTTVGASGGYITRITNDAREDEMDENLAQVGNILGNLKNLALDMGSEIDSQNKRIDRINEKADTNKDRIDQANVRAKKLIDS